Proteins encoded together in one Passer domesticus isolate bPasDom1 chromosome 6, bPasDom1.hap1, whole genome shotgun sequence window:
- the LOC135302253 gene encoding neurofilament heavy polypeptide-like: METKAPDKIETKLPEKKNKHPEKKETKFPERKESKAPEKKDTKALLEKKENKFLEKKETKAPEKIENKLPEKKYKPPEKRESKFPEKKETKAPEKIENKLPEKKYKPPEKRESKFPEKKETKAPEKIENKLPEKKYKPPEKREIKIPERKESKAPERKEVKILKKESKSPEKRSKPPEKKETKCPERKEIKIPEKESKAPKKKEPKAPKKGEAKVPEKRETKAPKKKEPKAPKKGEAKA, translated from the coding sequence ATGGAAACCAAAGCCCCAGACAAGATAGAAaccaaactcccagaaaagaaaaacaaacatccagaaaagaaggaaactaaattcccagagaggaaggaaagcaaggccccagagaagaaggacaccaaagcattattagagaagaaggaaaataaattcctagagaagaaggaaaccaaagctccagagaagattgaaaacaaactcccagaaaagaaatacaaacctccagaaaagagggaatccaaattcccagagaagaaggaaaccaaagctccagagaagattgaaaacaaactcccagaaaagaaatacaaacctccagaaaagagggaatccaaattcccagagaagaaggaaaccaaagctccagagaagattgaaaacaaactaccagaaaagaaatacaaacctccagaaaagagggaaatcaaaatcccagagaggaaggaaagcaaagcaccagagaggaaggaagtgaAAATCctaaagaaggaaagcaaatctccagagaagagaagcaaacctccagaaaagaaggaaaccaaatgcccagagaggaaggaaatcaaaatcccagagaaggaaagcaaggcaccaaaaaagaaggaacccaaagccccaaagaagggggaagccaaagtgccagagaagagagagaccaaagccccaaagaagaaggaacccaaagccccaaagaagggggaagccaaagcctga